In Limisphaerales bacterium, the following proteins share a genomic window:
- a CDS encoding DUF1553 domain-containing protein, giving the protein MRRLFKLPAALLFVFALTDVGHGAVPVLKWSFEGGDEPGVWQGKTGQPEAGPRPPRYPGFKADNRAMAFTGQEGWMVVPDKARGGDANVRFGAGETFAFEAWVKFRSIAKGNIAYLFGKGRSPKHEKLGEHNQNYSIRFQGTAGGGQLGLLFTTRQPDTGKPEWHRWWSKSVVPASGWHHVALQYTFGRRGSLRAFIDGQPVAGVWDMGGDTDLPPVQDAADLVIGTGYTRAGGSSFHGWVDDLIIYRGVLKPKEIAGRYRYVPPPPPVTRAMLPAGKVLVQVSENGVAQSNAWPEAPQVTESFEAPVFGLFELPHKYVATGVRGERANPSLVRASALVRLPAGKHRLLLRGRGKARLMVDGKKLLETSQRPGDPAGHGLLSAQDKYLDLGPDFRFAPPGNRDAWATFETKGGEHLVILETLLGGMTGKNKHRPELGETVVAVSLAGSEHWSLLSPGERRVSYTDAGWAAYEAERRQWLARVNTKARADLRAEHAGYWTKRRQAAKTWLAGVKPVSVPELPAGFPANNPIDHFIGARIATAAGVAKQGGDSGVDYFKEVRPILEQHCYDCHQGGKAKGGLRMDDLQSLLAGGKSDGPAIVRGKPTESALMHRITATDEDEIMPPKGEPLKPAEVEILKRWIQSGAPWPQFDVANFRPNPLADDLTFLRRASLDTIGLTPTETEVKAFLADTPETRRAKAINRLLDDPRRADHWMGYWLDALAENPNLINPTLNNTGPFRWWLYESLLDNKPADLFVTELIRMEGSERFGGPAGFATATQNDLPMAAKGIIVSSAFLGVEMKCARCHDAPAHVSKQKDLLQLAALLKRESVKLPITSSVPTDRLHQGGRKPLIQVSLKPNAIIQPAWPFARFAEETVADQLAEDPKNTRDRLATLITAPQNERFAQVMVNRIWQRLMGRGLVPEISDWEKSGPSHPELLRWLGHRFVESGYDVNAISRLILNSHAYQRATDPVLAETSPLFVSPAPRRLQAEQIVDSVFHATGTPFDLEPVNLDLDSVRNVAIALNLGKPRRSWMLASTSNERDRPSLGLPRITAVTSVLETFGWRGARQDPVSLRETEPNILQPAIFANGVMGTWLTRLSDRHGMTQLALERQSVEQLVDRLFLRLLTRKPNAAEKARFTKLLTAGYDTRVIPKAERVSPKPGKREPERYVTWSNHVDGPANALALEKEQAARRGDPPTNALTADWRVRMEDALWALLNSPEWMYTP; this is encoded by the coding sequence ATGAGACGACTCTTCAAATTGCCCGCCGCATTGCTGTTTGTCTTTGCCCTGACTGATGTCGGCCATGGGGCTGTGCCCGTGCTCAAGTGGAGTTTTGAGGGAGGCGATGAGCCGGGAGTTTGGCAGGGGAAAACCGGCCAACCGGAAGCGGGGCCGCGGCCGCCGCGGTATCCGGGCTTCAAGGCGGACAACCGGGCTATGGCTTTCACCGGGCAGGAAGGTTGGATGGTGGTGCCGGACAAGGCGCGCGGCGGCGACGCCAACGTGCGGTTCGGCGCGGGCGAGACGTTCGCGTTCGAGGCTTGGGTGAAATTTCGCTCCATCGCCAAGGGCAACATCGCCTACCTGTTCGGCAAAGGCCGTTCGCCCAAGCACGAGAAACTCGGCGAGCATAACCAGAATTATTCCATCCGCTTTCAAGGCACCGCTGGGGGCGGGCAATTGGGCCTGCTCTTTACCACCCGCCAGCCCGACACGGGCAAGCCGGAATGGCATCGTTGGTGGAGCAAGTCGGTGGTGCCGGCGAGCGGCTGGCATCATGTTGCCCTGCAATACACGTTCGGCCGCCGCGGAAGTCTGCGGGCATTTATCGATGGCCAACCGGTGGCCGGTGTCTGGGACATGGGCGGAGACACCGACTTGCCGCCGGTTCAGGATGCGGCGGATCTGGTGATCGGCACCGGCTACACCCGCGCCGGGGGCAGTTCGTTTCACGGTTGGGTGGATGACTTGATAATTTATCGTGGCGTGCTCAAGCCGAAAGAAATCGCGGGCCGCTACCGTTACGTCCCGCCGCCCCCGCCGGTCACGCGGGCGATGTTGCCGGCGGGCAAGGTGCTGGTGCAGGTCAGCGAGAATGGCGTTGCCCAATCCAATGCCTGGCCGGAAGCGCCGCAGGTGACCGAATCGTTCGAAGCCCCTGTCTTCGGCCTGTTCGAACTACCGCACAAATACGTTGCCACGGGCGTGCGCGGGGAGCGCGCGAATCCGTCGCTGGTGCGAGCCTCGGCGTTGGTGCGTTTGCCGGCGGGGAAACATCGGTTGCTGTTGCGCGGCCGCGGCAAGGCGCGGTTGATGGTTGATGGAAAAAAACTTCTCGAAACCAGCCAACGCCCCGGCGATCCGGCAGGGCACGGCCTGCTCTCGGCGCAGGACAAGTACCTGGACCTCGGCCCTGATTTTCGTTTCGCGCCGCCGGGCAATCGGGATGCTTGGGCTACGTTCGAGACCAAGGGCGGCGAGCACTTGGTTATTTTGGAGACGCTGCTGGGCGGGATGACCGGCAAGAACAAGCACCGGCCCGAGTTAGGCGAAACCGTCGTGGCCGTTTCATTGGCGGGAAGCGAACACTGGTCGCTCCTCAGCCCGGGCGAACGCCGCGTTTCTTACACGGACGCAGGCTGGGCGGCTTACGAGGCCGAACGTCGCCAGTGGCTTGCCCGCGTGAATACCAAGGCCCGCGCCGACCTCCGCGCGGAACATGCGGGTTACTGGACCAAACGCCGTCAGGCGGCCAAGACTTGGCTGGCTGGCGTGAAGCCTGTTTCCGTTCCCGAATTGCCCGCTGGGTTTCCCGCGAACAACCCGATTGACCACTTCATCGGCGCCCGCATTGCCACGGCCGCGGGCGTAGCGAAGCAAGGCGGCGATTCCGGGGTGGACTATTTCAAGGAGGTGCGGCCGATTCTGGAGCAGCATTGCTACGACTGCCATCAAGGCGGCAAGGCCAAGGGCGGTCTTCGGATGGATGACCTCCAGTCCTTGCTCGCGGGCGGCAAATCCGATGGGCCCGCCATCGTGCGAGGCAAGCCGACGGAGAGCGCCTTGATGCATCGCATCACGGCCACGGACGAGGACGAAATCATGCCGCCGAAAGGGGAGCCGCTGAAGCCGGCGGAAGTTGAAATCCTGAAGCGCTGGATTCAATCCGGCGCGCCTTGGCCGCAGTTCGATGTGGCGAATTTCCGCCCGAACCCGTTGGCGGATGACCTGACCTTTCTGCGCCGGGCCAGCCTCGACACGATCGGTCTTACGCCGACCGAGACGGAGGTGAAAGCGTTTCTGGCCGACACCCCCGAAACGCGCCGCGCCAAGGCCATCAACCGCCTGCTCGATGATCCTCGTCGGGCCGATCATTGGATGGGCTACTGGCTCGATGCGTTGGCCGAGAATCCGAACCTGATCAATCCGACGCTCAACAACACCGGCCCGTTTCGCTGGTGGCTCTACGAATCGTTACTCGACAACAAACCGGCCGACCTCTTCGTCACTGAGCTGATCCGAATGGAGGGGAGCGAACGCTTCGGTGGTCCCGCCGGGTTTGCCACCGCGACTCAGAACGACCTGCCGATGGCGGCCAAGGGCATCATTGTGAGTTCGGCGTTTTTGGGCGTGGAAATGAAATGCGCGCGCTGTCACGACGCCCCCGCCCATGTCTCCAAGCAGAAGGATCTCCTGCAACTTGCGGCCTTGCTGAAACGGGAGTCGGTCAAATTGCCCATTACCAGCAGTGTGCCGACCGACCGCCTGCATCAGGGCGGGCGCAAGCCCTTGATTCAAGTGAGCCTCAAACCGAATGCAATCATCCAGCCCGCCTGGCCGTTCGCGCGGTTTGCCGAGGAAACGGTCGCGGATCAGTTGGCCGAGGATCCAAAGAACACGCGCGACCGGCTCGCCACCTTGATTACCGCGCCGCAAAACGAGCGCTTCGCTCAGGTGATGGTCAACCGCATCTGGCAACGCCTCATGGGCCGCGGCTTGGTGCCGGAGATTTCGGATTGGGAAAAGTCCGGCCCGTCCCATCCGGAGTTGCTCCGCTGGCTCGGCCATCGCTTCGTGGAATCCGGCTACGACGTGAACGCCATCTCGCGGCTGATCCTCAACTCGCACGCCTACCAACGCGCCACCGATCCCGTCCTCGCCGAGACCAGCCCGCTCTTCGTGTCTCCCGCGCCGCGCCGATTGCAGGCCGAGCAAATCGTCGATTCCGTTTTCCACGCCACGGGCACGCCGTTCGATCTCGAACCGGTGAACCTCGATCTCGACAGCGTTCGCAACGTCGCCATCGCGCTAAACCTCGGCAAACCTCGTCGATCCTGGATGCTGGCCTCGACCTCCAATGAACGCGACCGGCCCAGCCTCGGGCTGCCGCGTATCACCGCCGTCACCAGCGTGCTGGAAACCTTCGGCTGGCGCGGTGCCCGGCAGGATCCGGTCAGTCTCCGTGAAACGGAGCCGAACATTCTGCAACCCGCGATTTTCGCCAATGGCGTGATGGGTACTTGGCTTACGCGCCTCAGCGACCGCCACGGCATGACCCAACTGGCCTTGGAGAGGCAGAGCGTCGAGCAGCTTGTCGACCGCCTCTTTCTGCGCCTGCTGACGCGCAAACCCAACGCGGCGGAAAAAGCGCGTTTCACTAAACTGCTCACGGCCGGCTATGATACGCGCGTCATCCCCAAGGCGGAGCGAGTGTCGCCCAAGCCCGGCAAACGCGAACCGGAACGCTACGTCACTTGGTCGAATCATGTGGATGGTCCGGCCAATGCCCTCGCGCTCGAAAAAGAGCAAGCGGCCCGCCGAGGCGATCCGCCGACGAATGCATTGACCGCCGACTGGCGCGTGCGAATGGAAGACGCTCTCTGGGCCTTGTTGAACTCACCCGAATGGATGTACACGCCATGA
- a CDS encoding DUF1592 domain-containing protein yields MATVILSMTGCFWNTHAFDGDTALAMFQQRCVECHGKGGKVKGKLNLLKLDSLAALTTDLDRLETLIEVLETREMPPEPKPALAPAARAAVVGELRGLLRAALAKSEGFAPTPIRRMNRLQYNNAVQDLLGLKVSVFPLPEKMMRDRSGYFAKALNGPERKMPEVVTVSSRPLGKSGLIEPRLAGVGPFPQDPRAEHGFDNRGDHLSLSPFLLEAFFKLSRRIVQSQNFDGRTVGIWQTFFLPPATGDAKAVVRARLEPFMTKAFRRPVPRALLDRYTKHVHAQLDAGVEFTDAMKEASSAVLTSPRFLYLYDQPATSKGAEPLDGYDLASRLSFLFWGSIPDDELLRLAGDGSLSRPAVLRAQVNRLLADPKLKRFCDSFPAQWLQLDRIISAVPDKQLYPDFYYAPPDYRTTMDMMMEPLLLFETVLIENRSILEFIDSDYSYRSGRLRKWYGDAESGRLGGPVTLQFKRQPVTDRRQGGVITSAAVLTMNSGPHETKPITRGAWVAGVIFNAPPEPPPADVPPLEKPKPAEKNLTVRERFAVHRERADCAACHTTLDPLGFALENFDPVGRWRNTYENGREVDASGKLFRKHEFKNIVEFKDAILAEKNRFTRAFAEHTLSYALGRALTPADTPAIDRITDRTVTDGYRLQTVLHEVVQSAPFVNRPAAAPKRRD; encoded by the coding sequence TTGGCAACCGTAATCCTGTCGATGACCGGTTGCTTTTGGAACACCCACGCGTTTGATGGCGACACTGCGCTGGCGATGTTTCAGCAACGCTGTGTGGAGTGTCACGGCAAGGGGGGCAAGGTGAAGGGGAAGCTGAATTTGCTGAAGTTGGATTCGCTGGCGGCGTTGACGACGGATCTGGATCGGCTGGAGACACTCATCGAGGTGCTGGAGACGCGCGAGATGCCGCCGGAACCGAAGCCGGCGTTGGCCCCGGCCGCGCGCGCGGCGGTGGTGGGCGAATTGCGCGGGTTGCTGCGCGCGGCGTTGGCCAAATCCGAAGGCTTTGCGCCCACGCCGATCCGCCGGATGAACCGGCTGCAGTACAACAACGCGGTGCAGGATTTGCTCGGGCTGAAGGTGTCGGTGTTTCCCTTGCCGGAAAAAATGATGCGCGATCGCTCGGGCTATTTCGCCAAGGCACTGAACGGGCCGGAGCGGAAGATGCCGGAGGTGGTGACGGTGAGCAGCCGGCCGTTGGGCAAATCGGGCCTCATTGAGCCGCGACTGGCGGGGGTGGGGCCGTTCCCGCAGGATCCGCGCGCGGAGCATGGGTTCGACAACCGCGGCGATCATCTGTCGCTCTCGCCGTTTTTGTTGGAAGCCTTTTTCAAACTGAGCCGGCGCATTGTGCAGAGCCAGAATTTCGACGGGCGCACGGTGGGTATTTGGCAGACGTTTTTCCTGCCACCGGCCACGGGCGATGCCAAGGCGGTGGTGCGCGCGCGCTTGGAGCCGTTCATGACCAAGGCCTTTCGCCGGCCGGTACCGCGGGCCTTGCTGGATCGCTACACGAAACACGTGCACGCGCAGCTGGATGCGGGCGTGGAGTTTACGGACGCGATGAAAGAGGCGTCGTCGGCCGTGCTTACCTCGCCGCGCTTCCTGTACCTGTACGATCAACCGGCGACGAGCAAGGGCGCGGAACCGCTGGACGGCTACGATCTGGCGTCGCGTTTGTCGTTCCTGTTTTGGGGCAGCATTCCGGATGACGAACTGTTGCGGCTGGCGGGCGACGGTTCCTTGAGCCGGCCGGCCGTGCTGCGCGCGCAGGTGAACCGTCTGTTGGCTGACCCGAAACTCAAGCGGTTTTGCGACAGCTTCCCGGCGCAGTGGCTGCAGTTGGACCGGATCATTTCGGCCGTGCCGGATAAGCAGTTGTATCCGGATTTCTATTATGCCCCACCCGATTACCGGACCACGATGGACATGATGATGGAGCCGCTGTTGCTCTTCGAAACCGTGTTGATCGAGAACCGGTCGATTCTGGAATTCATTGATTCGGATTACAGCTACCGCTCCGGGCGCTTGCGCAAATGGTATGGCGATGCGGAGTCCGGCCGGTTGGGCGGACCGGTAACCCTGCAGTTCAAACGCCAGCCGGTGACTGATCGGCGGCAGGGCGGGGTGATCACCAGCGCGGCCGTGCTCACGATGAATTCCGGTCCGCACGAGACCAAGCCGATCACGCGCGGCGCGTGGGTGGCCGGCGTGATCTTTAATGCGCCCCCCGAACCGCCTCCGGCCGATGTGCCGCCGCTGGAGAAGCCCAAGCCCGCCGAGAAAAATCTCACCGTGCGCGAACGGTTTGCCGTGCATCGTGAACGCGCCGATTGCGCCGCGTGCCACACCACGCTCGATCCGCTGGGCTTTGCTCTGGAGAATTTCGATCCGGTCGGTCGCTGGCGGAACACCTACGAAAACGGTCGCGAGGTCGATGCCTCCGGCAAACTGTTCCGCAAACATGAATTCAAGAACATCGTGGAATTCAAAGACGCCATTCTGGCCGAGAAGAACCGCTTCACTCGGGCCTTTGCCGAGCACACGCTTTCCTACGCCCTTGGCCGCGCGCTCACGCCGGCGGACACCCCCGCCATCGACCGCATTACCGACCGCACGGTGACCGATGGCTACCGCCTGCAAACCGTCCTGCACGAGGTCGTGCAAAGCGCGCCGTTTGTGAATCGGCCCGCCGCCGCGCCCAAGCGCAGGGACTGA
- a CDS encoding type II toxin-antitoxin system VapC family toxin, whose amino-acid sequence MNLLLDTHTLIWCFTNPDELRADTREAIRDGANQVYVSAASTHEMAIKCALGKLEMPPNLDALMQRSRFQELSVTIAQTLELATLPLIHNGPFDRLLAAQAKHEGFTLVTRDRDLLEYPIKTMVA is encoded by the coding sequence ATGAATCTGCTGCTCGACACGCACACGCTCATTTGGTGTTTCACCAACCCCGACGAGTTGCGGGCAGACACGCGCGAGGCCATTCGCGATGGCGCGAACCAAGTTTACGTCAGCGCCGCCTCCACTCACGAGATGGCCATCAAGTGCGCGCTGGGCAAACTCGAAATGCCGCCCAACCTCGACGCGCTCATGCAACGCAGCCGCTTTCAGGAACTCTCCGTGACCATTGCCCAAACCCTAGAGCTCGCCACCCTCCCTCTCATCCACAACGGCCCCTTCGACCGACTCCTTGCCGCCCAAGCCAAGCACGAAGGCTTTACCCTCGTCACCCGCGACCGCGACTTACTGGAATACCCCATCAAGACGATGGTGGCGTAA
- a CDS encoding type II toxin-antitoxin system Phd/YefM family antitoxin, with translation MEITNVQQAKTHLSRLLEEVQAGKEVVIGKAGKPIAKLVPIERDTSPRELGGWEGKVWMADDFDTLPPEVLKQFYEGGPNDPLNIYFKKPPTK, from the coding sequence ATGGAAATCACCAACGTGCAGCAGGCAAAGACGCATTTGTCGCGGCTTCTTGAGGAAGTGCAGGCGGGCAAGGAAGTCGTCATTGGCAAAGCCGGCAAGCCCATCGCCAAGCTCGTGCCCATCGAGCGCGATACCTCCCCACGTGAGCTCGGGGGTTGGGAAGGCAAGGTGTGGATGGCCGATGATTTTGACACGCTGCCGCCCGAGGTGCTCAAGCAGTTTTACGAGGGCGGTCCCAATGATCCGCTGAATATCTATTTCAAAAAGCCGCCCACCAAATGA
- a CDS encoding HIT family protein → MFTLHSQLQADCHTLGRLPSGPLLLHRNAAVTWFILVPETDVVDLFDLPEAQHTQAMADCRTISAYLKTERQVPKINFGAIGNLVPQLHLHIVGRTPEDACWPQPVWGNLPEGPAYTESELETLRTQLIEHSGLQPEA, encoded by the coding sequence GTGTTCACGCTGCATTCCCAACTCCAAGCCGACTGCCACACGCTCGGCCGTCTGCCAAGTGGCCCCTTGCTGCTGCATCGCAATGCGGCGGTGACTTGGTTCATCCTCGTACCCGAAACCGATGTCGTGGACCTATTCGATCTACCCGAAGCGCAGCATACGCAAGCCATGGCCGATTGCCGCACCATCTCCGCCTACCTGAAAACCGAACGCCAAGTGCCCAAGATCAACTTCGGCGCCATCGGCAATCTCGTGCCGCAACTGCACCTGCACATCGTGGGTCGCACCCCCGAAGACGCCTGCTGGCCCCAACCGGTTTGGGGGAACCTGCCCGAAGGCCCGGCGTACACCGAATCCGAACTCGAAACCCTGCGCACGCAACTCATCGAACATAGCGGCCTGCAGCCGGAAGCGTGA
- a CDS encoding Gfo/Idh/MocA family oxidoreductase, which yields MSEKKCRWGFLSAAWIGMKNWQSVALSGNGEIVAVASRDKAKAQAWIDECSAHVPMPSSANGAEAVEGYDALLARDDIDAVYIPLPTGVRSEWVIKAAQAGKHVMCEKPCGIDVAETEAQLAACNDAGVQFMDGVMFMHSKRLDALRETLTDGSIGKVRRIHSAFSFNGGDDFVSGNIRMHSDLEPLGCLGDLGWYNIRFNLWTMEYAMPKAVSGRMIRGAARGDSPDQVPVEFSGELFYENDVTASYYCSFITANQQWAHVCGTDGTLRVDDFVVPFFGSEAKYTVSNTESNQHVCDFNMEQRDRVVSVKEHANAHPTAQEANLFRNFGDLVLSGETDPKWGEITLQTQQVMMACLESAKQDGARVEL from the coding sequence ATGAGCGAGAAAAAATGTCGTTGGGGTTTCCTGAGTGCCGCCTGGATCGGGATGAAAAACTGGCAATCGGTTGCATTGTCCGGCAATGGCGAGATTGTGGCCGTGGCCAGCCGAGATAAAGCTAAGGCGCAGGCTTGGATCGATGAATGCTCCGCGCATGTTCCGATGCCATCATCAGCCAATGGCGCCGAGGCGGTGGAAGGCTACGACGCTCTGCTCGCACGCGACGACATTGACGCCGTGTATATTCCGCTGCCCACCGGCGTGCGGTCCGAATGGGTGATCAAGGCCGCGCAAGCCGGCAAGCACGTGATGTGCGAGAAACCCTGCGGCATCGATGTGGCCGAGACTGAGGCGCAACTCGCCGCCTGCAACGATGCCGGTGTGCAGTTCATGGACGGCGTGATGTTCATGCATAGCAAACGGCTGGATGCGCTGCGCGAGACATTGACCGACGGCAGCATCGGCAAGGTGCGCCGCATTCATTCGGCGTTCAGCTTTAATGGCGGCGACGATTTTGTCTCCGGCAACATCCGCATGCACAGCGATCTCGAGCCGCTCGGTTGCTTGGGCGATCTCGGTTGGTACAACATCCGGTTTAATCTATGGACCATGGAATACGCCATGCCCAAGGCCGTGAGCGGTCGCATGATCCGTGGTGCCGCGCGTGGCGATAGCCCCGATCAGGTGCCTGTGGAATTTTCCGGCGAACTCTTCTATGAGAACGACGTCACAGCTAGCTACTACTGCTCTTTCATCACCGCCAATCAGCAATGGGCCCACGTGTGCGGCACGGACGGCACACTGCGGGTGGATGATTTCGTGGTGCCATTCTTTGGCTCCGAGGCGAAGTACACCGTAAGCAACACCGAGAGCAATCAGCACGTGTGCGATTTCAACATGGAACAGCGCGACCGCGTTGTGTCCGTCAAGGAGCACGCCAATGCCCATCCAACCGCGCAGGAAGCCAATCTCTTCCGAAACTTCGGCGACCTTGTCCTCAGCGGTGAGACTGATCCCAAGTGGGGCGAGATCACCCTGCAAACCCAACAGGTTATGATGGCCTGTCTCGAGTCTGCCAAACAAGACGGCGCACGGGTGGAACTTTAA
- a CDS encoding type II toxin-antitoxin system VapC family toxin has product MMRYFDSSVLLKLYLSEPQTTTAIRLFRDAQTSPPFTRLHGVEIRGAFQQKCGRGELSQGECAQLIAILESDLQSAVFTQPVVQWNETFDRAETLTAAHASETLCRTLDVLHVATAVALGADEFCTFDHRQAAMASAAGLNLVTE; this is encoded by the coding sequence GTGATGCGCTATTTCGATTCCAGCGTGTTGCTGAAGCTTTACCTGTCCGAGCCGCAAACCACCACTGCGATCCGGCTCTTTCGTGATGCCCAGACTTCGCCACCTTTCACGCGCTTGCACGGCGTGGAGATACGAGGGGCATTTCAACAAAAATGCGGTCGCGGCGAACTCTCTCAGGGCGAATGTGCGCAATTGATCGCCATTCTGGAAAGCGATTTGCAATCGGCGGTATTCACTCAACCGGTCGTTCAATGGAACGAGACATTTGATCGTGCTGAAACATTGACCGCCGCGCATGCTTCCGAAACGCTTTGCCGCACGCTGGATGTGCTGCACGTGGCCACGGCGGTGGCCTTGGGCGCGGACGAGTTTTGTACTTTCGATCATCGCCAAGCCGCCATGGCATCGGCGGCCGGATTAAACCTCGTAACCGAATAA
- a CDS encoding sugar phosphate isomerase/epimerase, which yields MDRRTFLAGTTAALAVGAAAKRFSFARRLGVSTASYAIRNRFSRAAQPPAGVASFAGPVAFLEHCHRLQTVGVQIGVRGWGNDGLGKKLRARAEALGMFLEGQVSLPRSEADTERFAAELAAAKEAGVSILRTVMLGGRRYENFNSAADWAAFRKSSWQRLVWAEPIAKKHAVKVALENHKDWRIDEMLAILKRISSEHVGVNLDTGNNLALLEDPHAVVEALAPHTLTTHLKDMAVQEYDRGFLLSEVPLGDGFLDLKRIVATCEKANPRVRHNLEMITRNPLKIPCLTERYWKTFGGRSAPVLMAALDRVRSHKPKAPLPSIAGKTPAEQVAYEEAHNAKSVAYAHTQLKI from the coding sequence ATGGATCGACGGACATTTTTGGCAGGCACCACGGCCGCACTGGCGGTGGGAGCGGCGGCCAAACGGTTTTCCTTTGCCCGCCGGCTGGGGGTTTCCACGGCGTCCTACGCGATCCGAAACCGGTTCAGTCGCGCAGCCCAACCGCCGGCCGGGGTGGCGAGCTTCGCTGGGCCGGTAGCGTTCTTGGAGCACTGTCATCGACTGCAAACGGTGGGCGTGCAAATCGGGGTGCGCGGCTGGGGGAACGACGGATTGGGCAAAAAACTGCGCGCGCGGGCCGAAGCGTTGGGAATGTTTCTGGAAGGGCAAGTGAGCCTACCACGGTCGGAGGCGGATACAGAACGTTTTGCAGCCGAACTGGCGGCGGCCAAGGAAGCGGGCGTATCAATCCTGCGCACGGTGATGCTCGGTGGGCGGCGTTATGAGAATTTTAATTCGGCCGCGGACTGGGCGGCGTTTCGCAAGAGCAGTTGGCAACGCTTGGTTTGGGCGGAGCCGATTGCCAAAAAGCATGCCGTGAAGGTGGCGTTGGAGAATCATAAGGACTGGCGTATCGACGAGATGCTCGCGATTCTAAAACGCATTTCCAGCGAGCACGTGGGGGTGAATCTCGATACCGGCAACAACCTCGCGCTTCTGGAGGATCCGCATGCCGTGGTGGAAGCACTCGCGCCGCACACGCTCACCACGCACCTCAAGGACATGGCCGTGCAGGAATACGATCGCGGCTTCCTCTTGTCAGAGGTACCGTTGGGCGATGGTTTTCTGGATTTAAAACGCATCGTGGCCACGTGCGAAAAAGCCAATCCGCGCGTGCGCCATAATCTCGAGATGATTACTCGCAACCCGCTCAAGATCCCCTGCCTCACGGAGCGTTATTGGAAAACGTTTGGCGGCCGATCGGCACCGGTTCTGATGGCTGCGCTGGATCGGGTGCGGTCCCACAAACCCAAGGCCCCGCTGCCGAGTATCGCAGGCAAGACCCCGGCCGAACAGGTCGCGTACGAGGAGGCCCATAACGCCAAATCGGTCGCCTACGCACACACGCAATTGAAAATTTAA
- a CDS encoding SDR family oxidoreductase, producing the protein MNLQLTDQGVVVLGGGSGIGRAIAAAFAAEGARVGVFDRSERGSDWPAELEVDYVVGDIADAESVQSAAAQFEETLGGVRHVICAAGIGSGKFGFPFWNLEPADWPRVLEVNIMGMVHTAHAFAPGLRAAGEGTFLFLTSVAAQTGSPTDPPYSATKAAVINFMQVMAKDLAPFNVRANCLSPGMVKTPLNESVWAAGQEQLPEDERQSYEDWAAAKIKTIAPLGRWQQPTEFGAMAAYLASPHAHNITGQTINIDGGQVMHA; encoded by the coding sequence ATGAATCTCCAACTCACAGACCAAGGTGTGGTGGTGCTCGGCGGCGGCAGCGGGATTGGGCGCGCGATTGCCGCGGCGTTTGCGGCGGAAGGCGCGCGCGTGGGCGTGTTTGATCGCAGCGAGCGCGGCAGCGACTGGCCGGCGGAGTTGGAGGTGGACTATGTGGTGGGCGATATTGCCGATGCCGAAAGCGTGCAATCCGCCGCGGCGCAGTTTGAAGAAACCCTCGGCGGCGTGCGGCATGTGATCTGCGCGGCCGGTATCGGCTCGGGCAAGTTTGGATTTCCATTTTGGAACCTCGAACCGGCGGATTGGCCGCGGGTGCTGGAGGTGAATATCATGGGCATGGTGCACACGGCACACGCGTTTGCACCGGGCCTGCGCGCGGCGGGCGAGGGGACATTTCTATTTCTCACCTCGGTGGCCGCCCAGACTGGATCGCCCACCGATCCGCCCTATAGCGCGACCAAGGCGGCGGTCATCAATTTCATGCAAGTCATGGCCAAGGATTTGGCGCCTTTCAACGTGCGCGCCAATTGCCTCTCGCCCGGCATGGTGAAAACGCCGCTCAATGAATCGGTCTGGGCCGCCGGCCAGGAGCAACTGCCCGAGGACGAGCGCCAGAGCTACGAGGACTGGGCCGCGGCCAAGATCAAGACTATCGCGCCCCTCGGTCGCTGGCAGCAACCAACCGAATTTGGCGCCATGGCCGCCTATCTCGCCTCGCCCCACGCCCACAATATCACCGGCCAAACAATTAACATCGACGGCGGCCAAGTGATGCATGCCTAG